AGTCGGACCCCGCGATTTCGGCCTCGCTCGTCAATCGGCTTCGTTTCGCGTTCCAGGCGTTGTTATCGTCAACAAGATTCTTGATGCAACGTCGAATCTCTTCTAGCAGGAACACGGCGCTTCCAAGAACTTCCAGCGCGTGAACATTATCAAAAAGCTAGGATACGTCTATGATGAATGCCAAGCGTGCAGTGGGCTCCGAACAAGGCGCGTTCCGAAGCGGTGGAGGGGAGGCAAAACCCGGCTGCTGAATTCCGGCCTAGGGCGCGTACTTCGCGTCGATGCCCGAGATAGGTTCGGGTTCGGTTCCGGCGGGCAGGGGTACGTCCCGGTGGGGCACGTGACTAAGAGGCGTCGAGAGCGTTCGACGCGTTCAGACTGTTGACAGAAGCATATCGCTACGGGGTTGCCGGTGAACGGGAGGAACATCGTATCGGCGTACCAATTGTCACGGGCAGTTTGTCCGCTTAGCCGGTACCAGAGATGCGTGCGTGGAGAGTTACGCCTCTGGACCAGGTCTTCGAGCAACTCCAAAGGGAGCAAATGGTGCGCATCAAGATCGAGGCGGTGTCGATAGACAGCACCATCGTCAAGGTCCATCCCGACGGGACGGGGGCGTCAAAAAAAAACGCCCCCAAGCCATCGGCAAATCCCGAGTAGGCTGGACCACCAAGATTCATATGGTTGCCGCGGATGCTCGAACGGCTATCACCTTCGCTCTCTCCCCTGGACAGGCCCACGACGCCCCAGAAGGACGGAAGCGGCTGAATCGCCTTGGTCAGCAGCATGACAGTCCCTCGCTGATCATGGACCGTGCGTACGAAGGTAACGAGACGCGCCAGTTGGCTCTGGCTCTAGGGTTCACTCCCGTGGTGCCGCCGTTGTCCACGCGACTCGACCCATGGGTGTATGATCGCCACATGTACAAGCGACGCAATGAAATCGAATGGTTGTTTCGTCGTCTGAAGGGATTCCGGCGCATCTTCTCCCGCTTCGAGAAGCTCGACGTCATCTTCCTCGGCTTCATACTCTTCTCGCTCATCATCGAGGCCCTACGATAGTGTTAACAGGCCCTAGTCGGCCGCTGGCACACCCTCCCCGGTTCCGTGCCCGACCCTCCCGTTCGAATCAAACTGTTTGCCAATAGTTTGCCGGCTGCCCACCCGCCCATCTCCCGGCATGAAAAAGCCAGGTTGAACAGCTTGCACCCGATCTCCAGCGCCCGGTTCGCCTGATACGGAATGTCGCGCAGGTCCAGATACAGCTTCGAGATGTGCTGCTGCTCCACCTCCTCCACCGCAACATGACCGTAGGGGGCAGGATGAAGCGCTCCACGACGCTCTTGTACATCTTCCGGGTGTTCGGCTTGCACCGCACCTCGACGTGCTCCTCGAGATAGCGCGCGGCCAGCTCGGCCACGGTCAGCGCACCCGGAGCCGTCTGCGTCGGCTCCCCGCCGCTCTTGATGCGGGCGATGGTCTCGGCCGCCTGACGCCGCGCCCGGTCCGCGGAGATCACTCCGTGGCGCCCGATCGTCACCCGCCGCGACCGCCCCTTCATCCGCGTCTGCACGACATAGATCTTCGACCCCGACGGATAGACCCTGACGCCAAAGCCCGGAAGCTTGTCGTCCCAGAGTGCCGCCGATGTCGACGCCGACGATGTAACGACCTCGGGAATCACTCATAACTATTTGATATACCGGAGCCCGTACGGTCCCGCGACAGGTGCTCACCGTGCACAGGGCTGAAACGATCGGTACGAATGGGCAAGTCGAGACGCACCAAGCTCTGCATCCTGCCTCCCTGGCCCATCCCGGACCCGTGTCTGACACCCCCGCAAACGGAAGTTCCCTGCTTTTATCGTCTCCCAACACGGCTGTCAAAGCAGTTTGCCGCAAAATTCGCCATTTCTTGACGGGAAACGCCGCCCGGTGCTACCACCTTGGCGGAGGCGGCACTCGGCGGCAAGAGGCGGCGTGGCCGGGACGACATCGGGGCACCGTATCCCGCACGGAAACGCGTTCAGGAGGTTCAACGTGAGAACTTTGGTGACCGGGGGCTTGGGCAAGGTCGGCGAGCACGTCGTGGACGAGTTGTTGCGCGGCGGGCACGAAGTGACGGTGCTGGACCGCCTGCCCGGGCCGCGGGACGGTGGCGGCGCCAGGTACCTGGTGGGCGAGGTGCAGGACCTGGGCCAGATGATGGAAGCGGCCGCGGGGTCCGACGCCATCATCCACTTGGCCGCGATCCACAATCCCCACGTCGCCCCCACCGGCGTGGTCTTCGAGACCAACGTGACCGGCACGTTCAACGCGCACCACGCGGCGTTCCGGCTGGGCATCCCGCGGGTGGTCTCCACCAGCAGCAACGCCGCCGTGGGATGGGCCTACAGCGAAGGGGCGTTCATGCCCGACTACCTGCCCATCGACGAGGAGCACCCGTGCCGGCCCATCGACGCCTACGGCCTGTCGAAGCAGGTAGGCGAGACCATCGCCCACTCCTACGCGCGCAAGGGCGTGGAGACGGTGGTGATCCGTCCCAGCGGCGTGGTGACCCCGGAGGCGCTGGAGGAGATCCGCCGCGCCGGCGGGCGCGAGGCCGGCGAGTG
The sequence above is a segment of the Deltaproteobacteria bacterium genome. Coding sequences within it:
- a CDS encoding Arm DNA-binding domain-containing protein → MIPEVVTSSASTSAALWDDKLPGFGVRVYPSGSKIYVVQTRMKGRSRRVTIGRHGVISADRARRQAAETIARIKSGGEPTQTAPGALTVAELAARYLEEHVEVRCKPNTRKMYKSVVERFILPPTVMLRWRRWSSSTSRSCIWTCATFRIRRTGRWRSGASCSTWLFHAGRWAGGQPANYWQTV
- a CDS encoding NAD(P)-dependent oxidoreductase, with amino-acid sequence MRTLVTGGLGKVGEHVVDELLRGGHEVTVLDRLPGPRDGGGARYLVGEVQDLGQMMEAAAGSDAIIHLAAIHNPHVAPTGVVFETNVTGTFNAHHAAFRLGIPRVVSTSSNAAVGWAYSEGAFMPDYLPIDEEHPCRPIDAYGLSKQVGETIAHSYARKGVETVVIRPSGVVTPEALEEIRRAGGREAGEWREYSYIDVRDLAVAFRLAVERPVAGGTVMFVVADDSTVTEPLCNVLPRINPAIGDRASALTGAESVFTNAKAKEILGWKPRHSWR